One Mercurialis annua linkage group LG3, ddMerAnnu1.2, whole genome shotgun sequence DNA window includes the following coding sequences:
- the LOC126674971 gene encoding uncharacterized protein LOC126674971, which produces MAQVGSSSFAPKTLIHLPNFKSDQRKPSFIKSSGRDRGKPISGTTPPEINRVARVIMIRKIELKQQNIKKSNNLDVIENKKTDDSNLLKSDATIDLILIKSSL; this is translated from the exons ATGGCTCAAGTGGGCAGTAGCAGCTTCGCACCAAAAACCCTAATCCATTTGCCAAACTTCAAGTCAGACCAAAGAAAGCCTTCTTTTAT AAAAAGTTCCGGTAGAGATCGCGGAAAGCCGATTTCAGGAACAACTCCTCCAGAAATTAATAGAGTTGCGAGAGTTATTATGATAAGAAAAATTGAGTTGAaacaacaaaatatcaaaaaatccAATAACTTAGACGTTATTGAAAATAAGAAGACTGACGATTCCAATCTTCTGAAGAGTGATGCTactattgatttaattttaattaagtctTCTCTGTAA